The Sulfitobacter donghicola DSW-25 = KCTC 12864 = JCM 14565 genome has a segment encoding these proteins:
- a CDS encoding carnitinyl-CoA dehydratase: MSAQNVQTERRGAVLEVTLNRPKANAIDMATSQELGEVFTAFRDDPELRVAIITGAGEKFFCPGWDLKAAADGEAADADYGKGGFGGLQELRGLNKPVIAAVNGIACGGGLELAISADIILAADHATFALPEINSGTVADAASIKLPKRIPYHIAMELLYTGRWFDAEEGHRWGLVNRILPAADLMTEARKMADELAAGPPLVFAAIKEIAREAEDMKFQDALNRITSSQFETVERLYRSEDQKEGALAFAEKRDPVWKGR, from the coding sequence ATGAGCGCTCAGAACGTCCAAACCGAACGCCGAGGTGCGGTTCTTGAAGTTACGCTGAACCGGCCTAAAGCCAATGCAATCGACATGGCAACCAGTCAGGAACTTGGTGAAGTTTTCACCGCGTTTCGTGATGACCCAGAGCTGCGCGTGGCGATCATCACGGGCGCGGGGGAAAAGTTCTTTTGCCCAGGTTGGGATTTAAAAGCGGCCGCTGACGGCGAAGCGGCGGATGCAGATTACGGCAAGGGCGGTTTTGGCGGCCTGCAAGAACTACGTGGGCTGAACAAGCCAGTGATCGCGGCGGTGAACGGTATCGCCTGTGGCGGCGGGTTGGAGTTGGCGATCAGCGCTGACATTATTCTGGCGGCAGATCACGCCACCTTTGCCCTGCCAGAGATCAACTCTGGGACCGTGGCCGACGCCGCCTCGATCAAGCTGCCAAAGCGCATTCCCTATCACATCGCGATGGAGCTGTTGTATACGGGCCGTTGGTTTGATGCCGAAGAAGGCCACCGCTGGGGGTTGGTGAACCGCATTTTGCCCGCAGCTGATCTAATGACTGAGGCGCGCAAAATGGCGGATGAGCTCGCCGCTGGTCCGCCGCTGGTCTTTGCCGCGATCAAGGAAATTGCGCGAGAGGCCGAAGACATGAAATTCCAAGATGCGCTGAACCGCATCACCTCCAGCCAATTCGAAACTGTTGAACGCCTCTATCGCTCAGAGGACCAAAAAGAAGGCGCGCTTGCCTTTGCCGAGAAACGCGATCCGGTCTGGAAGGGCCGGTAA
- a CDS encoding acetate--CoA ligase family protein — MKSLSRFFSPKAVVVIGGGTWCESVVRQCRDTGFTGPIWPVHPKKAEVGGLPAYPDLASLPGVPDAAFIGVNRALTVSVTAELSALGCSGAVCFAAGFSEAVSELTDGAELQAQLVEAAGKMSVLGPNCYGIVNALDGMALWPDRHGMTPVDSGVAIVGQSSNVLINLTMQRRGLPLAAVVAAGNQAQATMSDLGIAFLEDPRITALGLHIEGISDLPAFEELARRASELGKPIVALRVGSSEQAQAAAVSHTASLTGSDSGARALLKRLGIAQVDTPTELIETLKLLHVTGGLRSSRIASASCSGGEASLMADMGEVAGVIYPQLDTKQTEGLRAALGPKVALANPLDYNTYIWGDEAALTATFTALCDAALGLGCVVLDYPRDDRFNAPEYDQVLRAIAKTREVTGTPMAMVSLLAEGLPEAVAQRALDLGVVPLCGMGNALRAICAAAEVGARVDTAKRPAPVLQPLKGLGDPRVFSEAEAKALLSSFGVRVPQSQRAMTAAEAGTQAAKIGFPVVLKGEGIAHKTEAGAVVLNLTEAGAVTKAAETMPAKSFLVEEMITGTVAELIVGVTRDPAHGFVLTMGMGGILTELIRDTVSLIIPAGRDEVRSALSALKTGALLTGYRGRAPANLDAVLDTVMGLQALVGEHVGTLHEIEINPLICRTKDAVAADALIRMEE, encoded by the coding sequence ATGAAATCTCTAAGCCGTTTCTTCTCACCGAAAGCTGTCGTTGTCATTGGCGGCGGCACATGGTGCGAAAGCGTCGTGCGCCAATGCCGCGACACTGGTTTCACAGGACCGATCTGGCCGGTGCATCCCAAAAAAGCAGAGGTCGGTGGCCTGCCGGCTTATCCTGATCTTGCAAGCCTGCCGGGGGTGCCTGATGCTGCTTTCATCGGCGTGAACCGCGCGTTGACCGTTTCGGTCACAGCGGAGCTTTCCGCCCTGGGGTGCAGTGGTGCCGTGTGCTTTGCTGCGGGGTTCAGCGAGGCCGTGTCAGAGCTGACCGATGGGGCAGAGCTGCAGGCTCAACTGGTTGAAGCCGCAGGCAAGATGAGCGTTTTGGGGCCGAATTGCTATGGCATCGTAAACGCGCTCGACGGCATGGCGCTTTGGCCAGACCGGCACGGCATGACCCCAGTTGACAGCGGTGTCGCTATCGTCGGCCAGTCTTCCAATGTGTTGATCAACCTCACAATGCAACGGCGCGGCCTGCCTCTGGCGGCTGTCGTCGCAGCGGGCAACCAAGCGCAGGCCACGATGTCCGACCTTGGCATCGCCTTTTTGGAAGACCCCCGCATCACGGCTCTGGGGCTTCACATCGAGGGGATCAGCGACCTCCCTGCGTTTGAAGAGCTAGCGCGCCGCGCGTCTGAGTTGGGCAAACCGATCGTTGCGCTGCGTGTTGGCAGCTCAGAGCAAGCACAGGCGGCGGCCGTCTCGCACACAGCGTCTTTGACCGGCTCTGATTCAGGTGCGCGCGCCTTGCTCAAACGTCTGGGCATTGCGCAGGTCGATACGCCGACGGAACTCATCGAGACGCTGAAGCTGCTGCACGTCACCGGTGGGTTGCGCTCTAGCCGAATTGCATCGGCGTCCTGCTCTGGCGGTGAGGCGTCTCTCATGGCGGATATGGGCGAGGTGGCGGGCGTTATCTATCCGCAGCTGGACACCAAACAAACTGAAGGCCTACGCGCCGCTTTGGGCCCCAAAGTCGCACTGGCCAATCCGCTAGATTACAACACCTATATTTGGGGTGACGAAGCGGCGCTGACCGCGACGTTCACCGCACTTTGCGATGCGGCGCTTGGGCTTGGCTGTGTTGTGTTGGATTATCCGCGCGACGATAGGTTTAATGCGCCAGAATATGATCAGGTGCTGCGTGCCATCGCCAAAACGCGTGAGGTGACGGGCACGCCCATGGCCATGGTTTCGCTTTTGGCTGAAGGCCTGCCCGAAGCCGTAGCGCAGCGTGCGCTTGATCTGGGTGTCGTGCCGCTTTGTGGTATGGGTAATGCTTTGCGCGCGATTTGTGCTGCTGCGGAGGTCGGCGCGCGTGTTGATACCGCCAAGCGCCCTGCCCCCGTGCTGCAACCGCTGAAGGGTCTCGGCGATCCGCGTGTTTTCTCAGAAGCTGAGGCAAAGGCGCTTTTGTCGAGTTTTGGTGTCCGTGTGCCCCAATCCCAACGCGCGATGACAGCGGCTGAGGCAGGTACACAGGCCGCAAAAATCGGCTTTCCCGTTGTGCTCAAAGGTGAAGGCATCGCGCATAAGACCGAAGCCGGCGCAGTGGTCCTGAACCTCACCGAGGCGGGCGCGGTCACCAAGGCTGCGGAAACAATGCCTGCCAAAAGCTTTCTCGTCGAGGAGATGATCACCGGCACAGTGGCCGAATTGATCGTCGGCGTGACCCGCGATCCAGCGCATGGGTTTGTCCTAACAATGGGGATGGGGGGCATCCTGACCGAACTTATCCGTGACACCGTTTCCCTGATCATCCCTGCCGGCCGCGACGAGGTGCGATCCGCCTTGTCCGCACTAAAGACCGGCGCGCTTTTGACTGGCTATCGTGGCCGTGCGCCTGCTAATCTCGACGCCGTACTCGATACGGTCATGGGGCTTCAGGCGCTAGTGGGCGAACACGTCGGAACATTGCACGAAATCGAAATCAACCCGCTGATCTGCCGCACTAAAGATGCCGTAGCGGCGGATGCACTTATTAGAATGGAGGAGTAG
- a CDS encoding acyl-CoA dehydrogenase family protein, giving the protein MHFGLTSEQEMIVSTVRSFVENEIYPHEALVERMGEVPAEIAQDIKQKCMDLGFYASNFPESVGGPGLSHLEFALVERELGRGSMALTHFFGRPQGILMACKDDQIEKYLMPAVRGEKMDALAMTEPDAGSDVRGMKCTAVRDGGDWVVNGSKHFISGAEHADFVIVFVATGVDETPRGPKKRITCFLVDRGTPGFEIANGYNSVSHRGYQNSVLYFDNCRLSDAQVLGEVDGGFEVMNEWLYATRITVATNSVGRARRVFDYALNYAAERKQFGQPIGKFQGVSFQIADMITEIDAADWLTLSAAWRLDQGLPANREIASAKVYATEMLARVTDATLQIHGGMGLMDELPIERFWRDARVERIWDGTSEIQRHIISRDLFRPLGA; this is encoded by the coding sequence ATGCATTTTGGCCTGACCTCCGAACAAGAGATGATCGTCTCTACCGTCCGCAGCTTCGTTGAAAACGAAATCTACCCCCATGAGGCGCTTGTCGAGCGTATGGGCGAAGTCCCCGCAGAGATTGCGCAAGACATCAAACAAAAATGCATGGACTTGGGCTTTTACGCCTCGAACTTCCCAGAAAGCGTCGGCGGCCCTGGCCTGTCGCATCTTGAATTTGCGCTGGTTGAACGCGAACTGGGCCGTGGCTCAATGGCGCTGACACATTTCTTTGGCCGCCCGCAGGGCATCCTGATGGCCTGTAAGGACGATCAGATCGAGAAATATCTGATGCCAGCTGTGCGCGGCGAAAAGATGGACGCGCTGGCAATGACCGAGCCTGACGCAGGTTCCGACGTGCGCGGTATGAAATGCACCGCTGTGCGCGATGGCGGTGATTGGGTGGTTAATGGCTCCAAACACTTCATCTCTGGCGCGGAACATGCTGATTTCGTGATTGTGTTCGTGGCGACTGGCGTTGATGAAACACCGCGCGGGCCAAAGAAGCGCATCACCTGTTTCCTCGTGGATCGCGGCACGCCTGGCTTTGAAATCGCAAACGGCTACAACTCTGTGTCGCACCGCGGCTACCAGAACAGCGTTCTCTATTTTGACAATTGCCGTCTGTCGGACGCGCAGGTTCTGGGCGAGGTTGATGGCGGCTTTGAGGTGATGAACGAATGGCTCTATGCCACGCGCATCACGGTTGCGACCAATTCTGTCGGCCGCGCGCGCCGCGTGTTTGATTACGCGCTGAACTATGCCGCCGAGCGCAAACAATTCGGCCAGCCCATCGGCAAATTCCAAGGCGTGAGCTTCCAGATCGCCGATATGATCACCGAAATTGACGCCGCTGACTGGCTGACGCTTTCCGCCGCTTGGCGCCTCGATCAGGGGCTTCCAGCCAACCGCGAGATCGCTTCCGCCAAGGTTTATGCAACCGAGATGCTGGCGCGTGTGACTGATGCAACGCTGCAAATCCACGGCGGCATGGGGTTGATGGATGAGCTGCCGATTGAGCGCTTCTGGCGCGATGCACGGGTTGAGCGCATCTGGGATGGTACCTCGGAAATTCAGCGCCACATCATCAGCCGAGATTTGTTCCGTCCTTTGGGAGCGTAA
- a CDS encoding class II aldolase/adducin family protein, with protein sequence MTPEEQKTREELAACYRLAALYKFTDLIYTHITARVPGEDEHFLINPYGWRWEEITASSLVKIDVEGNKVDDSPYRVNPAGFTIHSAVHMNRHDAAWIMHTHTRAGVAVSCMEEGLLPLNQISLQFHNRIGYHDFEGIALDLDERDRIVADLGEHPVLMLRNHGLIATGRSAAEMFSNMFYLERACEIQVAATSTGQPLRLVDDVIATRVHEQFVQMNEEDGDLELEWQAHLRSIEGLGADYRG encoded by the coding sequence ATGACCCCTGAAGAACAAAAGACCCGAGAAGAGCTCGCTGCCTGCTACCGCTTGGCGGCGCTCTATAAGTTCACCGATTTGATCTATACCCATATCACAGCGCGTGTGCCTGGTGAGGATGAGCATTTTCTCATCAACCCCTATGGTTGGCGTTGGGAGGAAATCACGGCCTCTTCGCTGGTAAAGATCGACGTTGAGGGAAACAAAGTGGACGACAGCCCATACAGGGTAAACCCCGCGGGCTTCACCATCCATTCTGCGGTGCATATGAACCGCCATGATGCTGCTTGGATTATGCATACGCACACGCGCGCAGGTGTGGCCGTGTCTTGCATGGAAGAAGGACTTTTGCCGCTCAACCAGATCTCTCTGCAATTTCACAATCGCATTGGCTACCATGATTTTGAAGGCATCGCGCTTGACCTCGATGAGCGTGATCGTATCGTTGCCGATCTCGGCGAGCACCCCGTGTTGATGCTGCGCAACCACGGCTTGATCGCCACAGGGCGCAGTGCCGCCGAGATGTTTAGCAACATGTTCTATCTTGAACGCGCCTGCGAGATACAGGTGGCCGCGACATCAACCGGCCAGCCGCTGCGTTTGGTGGATGATGTAATTGCCACACGGGTGCATGAGCAATTTGTCCAGATGAATGAAGAAGATGGCGATCTGGAGCTGGAATGGCAGGCGCATTTACGCTCAATCGAGGGGCTAGGCGCTGACTATCGTGGTTGA
- a CDS encoding carnitine 3-dehydrogenase produces the protein MSRAAIIGGGVIGGGWAARFLLNGWDVAVFDPDPEAERKIGEVLDNARASLPAIYDRPLPAEGSLRFCESIAEAVTGADWVQESVSERLDLKHRVYSEISLSLSEGAFIASSTSGFKASNLAAKGAPVVVVHPFNPVYLLPLLEISGAPELCEKATTIATSIGMHPLILKTEIDAFIGNRFQEAVWREALWMLKDGIATTEEIDDAIRMGFGLRWAQMGLFETYRIAGGEAGMKSYIEQFGPSLQWPWTKLTDVPELDDALIGMISEQSDAQSGHMSIRELERLRDDNLVAILRALRHTGSGAGGVIATHEAKLEVAGEIEGLPITLRRAVPVVWTDYNGHMNEAAYLELGSWASDGLMQMIGADAEYVASGKSYFTVDTRIRYLDEVHRGEMLTVTTQVLEGAGKKMKLFHRVIKEDGTVCATLETLLLHTNLSTRRACPPEAAVADALEDLAKAHSDFSAEGAGGSVGDRG, from the coding sequence ATGAGCCGCGCGGCCATCATCGGCGGTGGCGTCATTGGCGGTGGCTGGGCCGCACGGTTCTTGCTGAATGGCTGGGACGTTGCGGTCTTCGATCCCGACCCAGAGGCGGAGCGTAAGATAGGCGAGGTTTTGGACAATGCCCGCGCGTCACTGCCAGCGATCTACGACCGCCCCTTGCCAGCCGAAGGCAGCTTGCGGTTTTGCGAGAGTATCGCTGAGGCGGTGACCGGTGCCGATTGGGTGCAAGAGAGCGTGTCCGAGCGGCTTGATCTCAAACATAGGGTCTACAGTGAAATCTCGCTTTCATTGTCTGAGGGCGCTTTTATCGCGTCTTCGACCTCTGGTTTCAAAGCTTCTAATTTGGCCGCCAAAGGCGCGCCTGTGGTGGTCGTGCATCCGTTCAATCCAGTCTACCTTTTGCCGCTTCTGGAAATTTCGGGCGCGCCGGAGCTGTGCGAAAAAGCGACGACGATTGCGACCTCCATCGGGATGCACCCCCTCATTCTCAAAACTGAAATCGACGCCTTCATTGGCAATCGGTTTCAAGAAGCGGTCTGGCGCGAAGCCCTTTGGATGCTGAAAGACGGCATCGCCACCACCGAGGAAATCGACGATGCAATCCGCATGGGCTTTGGCCTGAGATGGGCGCAGATGGGTCTGTTTGAGACCTATCGCATTGCCGGTGGTGAAGCGGGCATGAAAAGCTATATCGAGCAATTTGGCCCGTCCCTTCAATGGCCATGGACCAAGCTGACCGATGTGCCCGAACTTGACGACGCCTTGATTGGGATGATCAGCGAACAGTCTGACGCACAATCTGGGCACATGTCGATCCGAGAGTTGGAGCGCCTGCGCGATGACAATCTGGTCGCGATCCTACGTGCGCTTCGCCATACAGGCAGCGGCGCTGGCGGGGTTATCGCCACACATGAAGCAAAGTTGGAAGTCGCTGGAGAGATCGAGGGATTACCAATCACGCTGCGCCGCGCGGTACCCGTGGTCTGGACCGATTACAACGGTCACATGAATGAAGCGGCCTATCTCGAACTTGGCTCTTGGGCGAGCGACGGGCTGATGCAGATGATCGGGGCTGATGCCGAGTATGTGGCCTCTGGCAAAAGCTATTTTACCGTCGACACCCGCATCCGCTACCTCGACGAAGTGCATCGCGGTGAGATGCTGACGGTGACGACACAAGTACTTGAGGGGGCGGGGAAAAAGATGAAGCTGTTCCACCGTGTGATCAAAGAAGATGGCACGGTCTGCGCGACCCTTGAGACCCTGTTGCTGCATACAAACCTGAGCACCCGCCGCGCCTGTCCGCCAGAGGCGGCCGTCGCCGACGCGCTGGAGGATCTGGCCAAGGCCCATTCCGATTTCTCTGCTGAAGGTGCGGGCGGATCGGTTGGGGATCGAGGATAA